The following are encoded in a window of Oncorhynchus keta strain PuntledgeMale-10-30-2019 chromosome 10, Oket_V2, whole genome shotgun sequence genomic DNA:
- the LOC127932534 gene encoding uncharacterized protein LOC127932534 isoform X21 codes for MKGEVTAIDEYGDSRNGLVMKGEVTAIDEYGDSRNGLVMKGEVTAIDEYGDSRNGLVMKGEVTAIDEYGDSRNGLVMKGEVTAIDEYGDSRNGLVMKGEVTAIDEYGDSRNGLVMKGEVTAIDEYGDSRNGLVMKGEVTAIDEHGDSRNGLVMKGEVTAIDEYGDSRNGLVMKGEVTGIDEYGDSRNGLVMKGEVTAIDEYGDSRNGLVMKGEVTAIDEYGDSRNGLVMKGEVTAIDEYGDSRNGLVMKGEVTAIDEHGDSRNGLVMKGEVTAIDEHGDSRNGLVMKGEVTAIDEYGDSRNGLVMKGEVTAIDEYGDSRNGLVMKGEVTAIDEYGDSRNGLVMKGEVTAIDEYGDSRNGLVMKGEVTAIDEYGDSRNGLVMKGEVTAIDEYGDSRNGLVMKGEVTAIDEYGDSRNGLVMKGEVTAIDEYGDSRNGLVMKGEVTAIDEYGDSRNGLVMKGEVTAIDEYGDSRNGLVMKGEVTAIDEYGDSRNGLVMKGEVTAIDEYGDSRNGLVMKGEVTAIDEHGDSRNGLVMKGEVTAIDEHGDSRNGLVMKGEVTAIDEYGDSKNGLVMKGEVTAIDEYEDSKNGLVMKYMNRLRCSPAMGHQASLTNTGLLVFFYVEITLNV; via the exons ATGAAGGGAGAGGTGACTGCCATCGATGAATATGGAGACTCCAGAAATGGTTTGGTGATGAAGGGAGAGGTGACTGCCATCGATGAATATGGAGACTCCAGAAATGGTTTGGTGATGAAGGGAGAG GTGACTGCCATAGATGAATATGGAGACTCCAGAAATGGTTTGGTGATGAAGGGAGAG gtgaCTGCCATAGATGAATATGGAGACTCCAGAAATGGTTTGGTGATGAAGGGAGAGGTGACTGCCATAGATGAATATGGAGACTCCAGAAATGGTTTGGTGATGAAGGGAGAGGTGACTGCCATAGATGAATATGGAGACTCCAGAAATGGTTTGGTGATGAAGGGAGAGGTGACTGCCATAGATGAATATGGAGACTCCAGAAATGGTTTGGTGATGAAGGGAGAGGTGACTGCCATAGATGAACATGGAGACTCCAGAAATGGTTTG GTGATGAAGGGAGAGGTGACTGCCATAGATGAATATGGAGACTCCAGAAATGGTTTGGTGATGAAGGGAGAG GTGACTGGCATAGATGAATATGGAGACTCCAGAAATGGTTTGGTGATGAAGGGAGAGGTGACTGCCATAGATGAATATGGAGACTCCAGAAATGGTTTGGTGATGAAGGGAGAG GTGACTGCCATAGATGAATATGGAGACTCCAGAAATGGTTTGGTGATGAAGGGAGAGGTGACTGCCATAGATGAATATGGAGACTCCAGAAATGGTTTGGTGATGAAGGGAGAG GTGACTGCCATAGATGAACATGGAGACTCCAGAAATGGTTTGGTGATGAAGGGAGAG GTGACTGCCATAGATGAACATGGAGACTCCAGAAATGGTTTGGTGATGAAGGGAGAGGTGACTGCCATCGATGAATATGGAGACTCCAGAAATGGTTTGGTGATGAAGGGAGAGGTGACTGCCATCGATGAATATGGAGACTCCAGAAATGGTTTGGTGATGAAGGGAGAGGTGACTGCCATCGATGAATATGGAGACTCCAGAAATGGTTTGGTGATGAAGGGAGAGGTGACTGCCATCGATGAATATGGAGACTCCAGAAATGGTTTGGTGATGAAGGGAGAGGTGACTGCCATCGATGAATATGGAGACTCCAGAAATGGTTTGGTGATGAAGGGAGAGGTGACTGCCATCGATGAATATGGAGACTCCAGAAATGGTTTGGTGATGAAGGGAGAGGTGACTGCCATCGATGAATATGGAGACTCCAGAAATGGTTTGGTGATGAAGGGAGAGGTGACTGCCATCGATGAATATGGAGACTCCAGAAATGGTTTGGTGATGAAGGGAGAGGTGACTGCCATAGATGAATATGGAGACTCCAGAAATGGTTTGGTGATGAAGGGAGAGGTGACTGCCATCGATGAATATGGAGACTCCAGAAATGGTTTGGTGATGAAGGGAGAGGTGACTGCCATAGATGAATATGGAGACTCCAGAAATGGTTTGGTGATGAAGGGAGAGGTGACTGCCATAGATGAATATGGAGACTCCAGAAATGGTTTGGTGATGAAGGGAGAG GTGACTGCCATAGATGAACATGGAGACTCCAGAAATGGTTTGGTGATGAAGGGAGAG GTGACTGCCATAGATGAACATGGAGACTCCAGAAATGGTTTGGTGATGAAGGGAGAGGTGACTGCCATAGATGAATATGGAGACTCCAAAAATGGTTTGGTGATGAAGGGAGAGGTGACTGCCATAGATGAATATGAAGACTCCAAAAATGGTTTGGTGATGAAGTATATGAACCGTTTACGTTGCTCCCCAGCAATGGGGCATCAAGCATCACTTACTAACACAGGACTATTGGTGTTTTTCTATGTCGAAATTACTTTAAATGTATAA
- the LOC127932534 gene encoding uncharacterized protein LOC127932534 isoform X28 produces the protein MKGEVTAIDEYGDSRNGLVMKGEVTAIDEYGDSRNGLVMKGEVTAIDEYGDSRNGLVMKGEVTAIDEYGDSRNGLVMKGEVTAIDEYGDSRNGLVMKGEVTAIDEYGDSRNGLVMKGEVTAIDEYGDSRNGLVMKGEVTAIDEHGDSRNGLVMKGEVTAIDEYGDSRNGLVMKGEVTGIDEYGDSRNGLVMKGEVTAIDEYGDSRNGLVMKGEVTAIDEYGDSRNGLVMKGEVTAIDEHGDSRNGLVMKGEVTAIDEHGDSRNGLVMKGEVTAIDEYGDSRNGLVMKGEVTAIDEYGDSRNGLVMKGEVTAIDEYGDSRNGLVMKGEVTAIDEYGDSRNGLVMKGEVTAIDEYGDSRNGLVMKGEVTAIDEYGDSRNGLVMKGEVTAIDEYGDSRNGLVMKGEVTAIDEYGDSRNGLVMKGEVTAIDEYGDSRNGLVMKGEVTAIDEYGDSRNGLVMKGEVTAIDEYGDSRNGLVMKGEVTAIDEYGDSRNGLVMKGEVTAIDEHGDSRNGLVMKGEVTAIDEHGDSRNGLVMKGEVTAIDEYGDSKNGLVMKGEVTAIDEYEDSKNGLVMKYMNRLRCSPAMGHQASLTNTGLLVFFYVEITLNV, from the exons ATGAAGGGAGAGGTGACTGCCATCGATGAATATGGAGACTCCAGAAATGGTTTGGTGATGAAGGGAGAGGTGACTGCCATCGATGAATATGGAGACTCCAGAAATGGTTTGGTGATGAAGGGAGAG GTGACTGCCATAGATGAATATGGAGACTCCAGAAATGGTTTGGTGATGAAGGGAGAG gtgaCTGCCATAGATGAATATGGAGACTCCAGAAATGGTTTGGTGATGAAGGGAGAGGTGACTGCCATAGATGAATATGGAGACTCCAGAAATGGTTTGGTGATGAAGGGAGAGGTGACTGCCATAGATGAATATGGAGACTCCAGAAATGGTTTGGTGATGAAGGGAGAGGTGACTGCCATAGATGAATATGGAGACTCCAGAAATGGTTTGGTGATGAAGGGAGAGGTGACTGCCATAGATGAACATGGAGACTCCAGAAATGGTTTG GTGATGAAGGGAGAGGTGACTGCCATAGATGAATATGGAGACTCCAGAAATGGTTTGGTGATGAAGGGAGAG GTGACTGGCATAGATGAATATGGAGACTCCAGAAATGGTTTGGTGATGAAGGGAGAGGTGACTGCCATAGATGAATATGGAGACTCCAGAAATGGTTTGGTGATGAAGGGAGAG GTGACTGCCATAGATGAATATGGAGACTCCAGAAATGGTTTGGTGATGAAGGGAGAG GTGACTGCCATAGATGAACATGGAGACTCCAGAAATGGTTTGGTGATGAAGGGAGAG GTGACTGCCATAGATGAACATGGAGACTCCAGAAATGGTTTGGTGATGAAGGGAGAGGTGACTGCCATCGATGAATATGGAGACTCCAGAAATGGTTTGGTGATGAAGGGAGAGGTGACTGCCATCGATGAATATGGAGACTCCAGAAATGGTTTGGTGATGAAGGGAGAGGTGACTGCCATCGATGAATATGGAGACTCCAGAAATGGTTTGGTGATGAAGGGAGAGGTGACTGCCATCGATGAATATGGAGACTCCAGAAATGGTTTGGTGATGAAGGGAGAGGTGACTGCCATCGATGAATATGGAGACTCCAGAAATGGTTTGGTGATGAAGGGAGAGGTGACTGCCATCGATGAATATGGAGACTCCAGAAATGGTTTGGTGATGAAGGGAGAGGTGACTGCCATCGATGAATATGGAGACTCCAGAAATGGTTTGGTGATGAAGGGAGAGGTGACTGCCATCGATGAATATGGAGACTCCAGAAATGGTTTGGTGATGAAGGGAGAGGTGACTGCCATAGATGAATATGGAGACTCCAGAAATGGTTTGGTGATGAAGGGAGAGGTGACTGCCATCGATGAATATGGAGACTCCAGAAATGGTTTGGTGATGAAGGGAGAGGTGACTGCCATAGATGAATATGGAGACTCCAGAAATGGTTTGGTGATGAAGGGAGAGGTGACTGCCATAGATGAATATGGAGACTCCAGAAATGGTTTGGTGATGAAGGGAGAG GTGACTGCCATAGATGAACATGGAGACTCCAGAAATGGTTTGGTGATGAAGGGAGAG GTGACTGCCATAGATGAACATGGAGACTCCAGAAATGGTTTGGTGATGAAGGGAGAGGTGACTGCCATAGATGAATATGGAGACTCCAAAAATGGTTTGGTGATGAAGGGAGAGGTGACTGCCATAGATGAATATGAAGACTCCAAAAATGGTTTGGTGATGAAGTATATGAACCGTTTACGTTGCTCCCCAGCAATGGGGCATCAAGCATCACTTACTAACACAGGACTATTGGTGTTTTTCTATGTCGAAATTACTTTAAATGTATAA
- the LOC127932534 gene encoding uncharacterized protein LOC127932534 isoform X7: MKGEVTAIDEYGDSRNGLVMKGEVTAIDEYGDSRNGLVMKGEVTAIDEYGDSRNGLVMKGEVTAIDEYGDSRNGLVMKGEVTAIDEYGDSRNGLVMKGEVTAIDEYGDSRNGLVMKGEVTAIDEYGDSRNGLVMKGEVTAIDEHGDSRNGLVMKGEVTAIDEYGDSRNGLVMKGEVTGIDEYGDSRNGLVMKGEVTAIDEYGDSRNGLVMKGEVTAIDEYGDSRNGLVMKGEVTAIDEYGDSRNGLVMKGEVTAIDEYGDSRNGLVMKGEVTAIDEYGDSRNGLVMKGEVTAIDEHGDSRNGLVMKGEVTAIDEYGDSRNGLVMKGEVTAIDEHGDSRNGLVMKGEVTAIDEYGDSRNGLVMKGEVTAIDEYGDSRNGLVMKGEVTAIDEYGDSRNGLVMKGEVTAIDEYGDSRNGLVMKGEVTAIDEYGDSRNGLVMKGEVTAIDEYGDSRNGLVMKGEVTAIDEYGDSRNGLVMKGEVTAIDEYGDSRNGLVMKGEVTAIDEYGDSRNGLVMKGEVTAIDEYGDSRNGLVMKGEVTAIDEYGDSRNGLVMKGEVTAIDEHGDSRNGLVMKGEVTAIDEHGDSRNGLVMKGEVTAIDEYGDSKNGLVMKGEVTAIDEYEDSKNGLVMKYMNRLRCSPAMGHQASLTNTGLLVFFYVEITLNV; the protein is encoded by the exons ATGAAGGGAGAGGTGACTGCCATCGATGAATATGGAGACTCCAGAAATGGTTTGGTGATGAAGGGAGAGGTGACTGCCATCGATGAATATGGAGACTCCAGAAATGGTTTGGTGATGAAGGGAGAG GTGACTGCCATAGATGAATATGGAGACTCCAGAAATGGTTTGGTGATGAAGGGAGAG gtgaCTGCCATAGATGAATATGGAGACTCCAGAAATGGTTTGGTGATGAAGGGAGAGGTGACTGCCATAGATGAATATGGAGACTCCAGAAATGGTTTGGTGATGAAGGGAGAGGTGACTGCCATAGATGAATATGGAGACTCCAGAAATGGTTTGGTGATGAAGGGAGAGGTGACTGCCATAGATGAATATGGAGACTCCAGAAATGGTTTGGTGATGAAGGGAGAGGTGACTGCCATAGATGAACATGGAGACTCCAGAAATGGTTTG GTGATGAAGGGAGAGGTGACTGCCATAGATGAATATGGAGACTCCAGAAATGGTTTGGTGATGAAGGGAGAG GTGACTGGCATAGATGAATATGGAGACTCCAGAAATGGTTTGGTGATGAAGGGAGAGGTGACTGCCATAGATGAATATGGAGACTCCAGAAATGGTTTGGTGATGAAGGGAGAG GTGACTGCCATAGATGAATATGGAGACTCCAGAAATGGTTTGGTGATGAAGGGAGAGGTGACTGCCATAGATGAATATGGAGACTCCAGAAATGGTTTGGTGATGAAGGGAGAGGTGACTGCCATCGATGAATATGGAGACTCCAGAAATGGTTTGGTGATGAAGGGAGAGGTGACTGCCATCGATGAATATGGAGACTCCAGAAATGGTTTGGTGATGAAGGGAGAGGTGACTGCCATAGATGAACATGGAGACTCCAGAAATGGTTTG GTGATGAAGGGAGAGGTGACTGCCATAGATGAATATGGAGACTCCAGAAATGGTTTGGTGATGAAGGGAGAGGTGACTGCCATAGATGAACATGGAGACTCCAGAAATGGTTTGGTGATGAAGGGAGAGGTGACTGCCATCGATGAATATGGAGACTCCAGAAATGGTTTGGTGATGAAGGGAGAGGTGACTGCCATCGATGAATATGGAGACTCCAGAAATGGTTTGGTGATGAAGGGAGAGGTGACTGCCATCGATGAATATGGAGACTCCAGAAATGGTTTGGTGATGAAGGGAGAGGTGACTGCCATCGATGAATATGGAGACTCCAGAAATGGTTTGGTGATGAAGGGAGAGGTGACTGCCATCGATGAATATGGAGACTCCAGAAATGGTTTGGTGATGAAGGGAGAGGTGACTGCCATCGATGAATATGGAGACTCCAGAAATGGTTTGGTGATGAAGGGAGAGGTGACTGCCATCGATGAATATGGAGACTCCAGAAATGGTTTGGTGATGAAGGGAGAGGTGACTGCCATCGATGAATATGGAGACTCCAGAAATGGTTTGGTGATGAAGGGAGAG GTGACTGCCATCGATGAATATGGAGACTCCAGAAATGGTTTGGTGATGAAGGGAGAGGTGACTGCCATAGATGAATATGGAGACTCCAGAAATGGTTTGGTGATGAAGGGAGAGGTGACTGCCATAGATGAATATGGAGACTCCAGAAATGGTTTGGTGATGAAGGGAGAG GTGACTGCCATAGATGAACATGGAGACTCCAGAAATGGTTTGGTGATGAAGGGAGAG GTGACTGCCATAGATGAACATGGAGACTCCAGAAATGGTTTGGTGATGAAGGGAGAGGTGACTGCCATAGATGAATATGGAGACTCCAAAAATGGTTTGGTGATGAAGGGAGAGGTGACTGCCATAGATGAATATGAAGACTCCAAAAATGGTTTGGTGATGAAGTATATGAACCGTTTACGTTGCTCCCCAGCAATGGGGCATCAAGCATCACTTACTAACACAGGACTATTGGTGTTTTTCTATGTCGAAATTACTTTAAATGTATAA
- the LOC127932534 gene encoding uncharacterized protein LOC127932534 isoform X42: MKGEVTAIDEYGDSRNGLVMKGEVTAIDEYGDSRNGLVMKGEVTGIDEYGDSRNGLVMKGEVTAIDEYGDSRNGLVMKGEVTAIDEYGDSRNGLVMKGEVTAIDEYGDSRNGLVMKGEVTAIDEYGDSRNGLVMKGEVTAIDEYGDSRNGLVMKGEVTAIDEHGDSRNGLVMKGEVTAIDEYGDSRNGLVMKGEVTAIDEHGDSRNGLVMKGEVTAIDEYGDSRNGLVMKGEVTAIDEYGDSRNGLVMKGEVTAIDEYGDSRNGLVMKGEVTAIDEYGDSRNGLVMKGEVTAIDEYGDSRNGLVMKGEVTAIDEYGDSRNGLVMKGEVTAIDEYGDSRNGLVMKGEVTAIDEYGDSRNGLVMKGEVTAIDEYGDSRNGLVMKGEVTAIDEYGDSRNGLVMKGEVTAIDEYGDSRNGLVMKGEVTAIDEYGDSRNGLVMKGEVTAIDEHGDSRNGLVMKGEVTAIDEHGDSRNGLVMKGEVTAIDEYGDSKNGLVMKGEVTAIDEYEDSKNGLVMKYMNRLRCSPAMGHQASLTNTGLLVFFYVEITLNV, translated from the exons ATGAAGGGAGAG GTGACTGCCATAGATGAATATGGAGACTCCAGAAATGGTTTG GTGATGAAGGGAGAGGTGACTGCCATAGATGAATATGGAGACTCCAGAAATGGTTTGGTGATGAAGGGAGAG GTGACTGGCATAGATGAATATGGAGACTCCAGAAATGGTTTGGTGATGAAGGGAGAGGTGACTGCCATAGATGAATATGGAGACTCCAGAAATGGTTTGGTGATGAAGGGAGAG GTGACTGCCATAGATGAATATGGAGACTCCAGAAATGGTTTGGTGATGAAGGGAGAGGTGACTGCCATAGATGAATATGGAGACTCCAGAAATGGTTTGGTGATGAAGGGAGAGGTGACTGCCATCGATGAATATGGAGACTCCAGAAATGGTTTGGTGATGAAGGGAGAGGTGACTGCCATCGATGAATATGGAGACTCCAGAAATGGTTTGGTGATGAAGGGAGAGGTGACTGCCATAGATGAACATGGAGACTCCAGAAATGGTTTG GTGATGAAGGGAGAGGTGACTGCCATAGATGAATATGGAGACTCCAGAAATGGTTTGGTGATGAAGGGAGAGGTGACTGCCATAGATGAACATGGAGACTCCAGAAATGGTTTGGTGATGAAGGGAGAGGTGACTGCCATCGATGAATATGGAGACTCCAGAAATGGTTTGGTGATGAAGGGAGAGGTGACTGCCATCGATGAATATGGAGACTCCAGAAATGGTTTGGTGATGAAGGGAGAGGTGACTGCCATCGATGAATATGGAGACTCCAGAAATGGTTTGGTGATGAAGGGAGAGGTGACTGCCATCGATGAATATGGAGACTCCAGAAATGGTTTGGTGATGAAGGGAGAGGTGACTGCCATCGATGAATATGGAGACTCCAGAAATGGTTTGGTGATGAAGGGAGAGGTGACTGCCATCGATGAATATGGAGACTCCAGAAATGGTTTGGTGATGAAGGGAGAGGTGACTGCCATCGATGAATATGGAGACTCCAGAAATGGTTTGGTGATGAAGGGAGAGGTGACTGCCATCGATGAATATGGAGACTCCAGAAATGGTTTGGTGATGAAGGGAGAGGTGACTGCCATAGATGAATATGGAGACTCCAGAAATGGTTTGGTGATGAAGGGAGAGGTGACTGCCATCGATGAATATGGAGACTCCAGAAATGGTTTGGTGATGAAGGGAGAGGTGACTGCCATAGATGAATATGGAGACTCCAGAAATGGTTTGGTGATGAAGGGAGAGGTGACTGCCATAGATGAATATGGAGACTCCAGAAATGGTTTGGTGATGAAGGGAGAG GTGACTGCCATAGATGAACATGGAGACTCCAGAAATGGTTTGGTGATGAAGGGAGAG GTGACTGCCATAGATGAACATGGAGACTCCAGAAATGGTTTGGTGATGAAGGGAGAGGTGACTGCCATAGATGAATATGGAGACTCCAAAAATGGTTTGGTGATGAAGGGAGAGGTGACTGCCATAGATGAATATGAAGACTCCAAAAATGGTTTGGTGATGAAGTATATGAACCGTTTACGTTGCTCCCCAGCAATGGGGCATCAAGCATCACTTACTAACACAGGACTATTGGTGTTTTTCTATGTCGAAATTACTTTAAATGTATAA
- the LOC127932534 gene encoding uncharacterized protein LOC127932534 isoform X37 — MKGEVTAIDEYGDSRNGLVMKGEVTAIDEYGDSRNGLVMKGEVTAIDEYGDSRNGLVMKGEVTGIDEYGDSRNGLVMKGEVTAIDEYGDSRNGLVMKGEVTAIDEYGDSRNGLVMKGEVTAIDEYGDSRNGLVMKGEVTAIDEYGDSRNGLVMKGEVTAIDEYGDSRNGLVMKGEVTAIDEHGDSRNGLVMKGEVTAIDEYGDSRNGLVMKGEVTAIDEHGDSRNGLVMKGEVTAIDEYGDSRNGLVMKGEVTAIDEYGDSRNGLVMKGEVTAIDEYGDSRNGLVMKGEVTAIDEYGDSRNGLVMKGEVTAIDEYGDSRNGLVMKGEVTAIDEYGDSRNGLVMKGEVTAIDEYGDSRNGLVMKGEVTAIDEYGDSRNGLVMKGEVTAIDEYGDSRNGLVMKGEVTAIDEYGDSRNGLVMKGEVTAIDEYGDSRNGLVMKGEVTAIDEYGDSRNGLVMKGEVTAIDEHGDSRNGLVMKGEVTAIDEHGDSRNGLVMKGEVTAIDEYGDSKNGLVMKGEVTAIDEYEDSKNGLVMKYMNRLRCSPAMGHQASLTNTGLLVFFYVEITLNV; from the exons ATGAAGGGAGAGGTGACTGCCATCGATGAATATGGAGACTCCAGAAATGGTTTGGTGATGAAGGGAGAGGTGACTGCCATCGATGAATATGGAGACTCCAGAAATGGTTTG GTGATGAAGGGAGAGGTGACTGCCATAGATGAATATGGAGACTCCAGAAATGGTTTGGTGATGAAGGGAGAG GTGACTGGCATAGATGAATATGGAGACTCCAGAAATGGTTTGGTGATGAAGGGAGAGGTGACTGCCATAGATGAATATGGAGACTCCAGAAATGGTTTGGTGATGAAGGGAGAG GTGACTGCCATAGATGAATATGGAGACTCCAGAAATGGTTTGGTGATGAAGGGAGAGGTGACTGCCATAGATGAATATGGAGACTCCAGAAATGGTTTGGTGATGAAGGGAGAGGTGACTGCCATCGATGAATATGGAGACTCCAGAAATGGTTTGGTGATGAAGGGAGAGGTGACTGCCATCGATGAATATGGAGACTCCAGAAATGGTTTGGTGATGAAGGGAGAGGTGACTGCCATAGATGAACATGGAGACTCCAGAAATGGTTTG GTGATGAAGGGAGAGGTGACTGCCATAGATGAATATGGAGACTCCAGAAATGGTTTGGTGATGAAGGGAGAGGTGACTGCCATAGATGAACATGGAGACTCCAGAAATGGTTTGGTGATGAAGGGAGAGGTGACTGCCATCGATGAATATGGAGACTCCAGAAATGGTTTGGTGATGAAGGGAGAGGTGACTGCCATCGATGAATATGGAGACTCCAGAAATGGTTTGGTGATGAAGGGAGAGGTGACTGCCATCGATGAATATGGAGACTCCAGAAATGGTTTGGTGATGAAGGGAGAGGTGACTGCCATCGATGAATATGGAGACTCCAGAAATGGTTTGGTGATGAAGGGAGAGGTGACTGCCATCGATGAATATGGAGACTCCAGAAATGGTTTGGTGATGAAGGGAGAGGTGACTGCCATCGATGAATATGGAGACTCCAGAAATGGTTTGGTGATGAAGGGAGAGGTGACTGCCATCGATGAATATGGAGACTCCAGAAATGGTTTGGTGATGAAGGGAGAGGTGACTGCCATCGATGAATATGGAGACTCCAGAAATGGTTTGGTGATGAAGGGAGAGGTGACTGCCATAGATGAATATGGAGACTCCAGAAATGGTTTGGTGATGAAGGGAGAGGTGACTGCCATCGATGAATATGGAGACTCCAGAAATGGTTTGGTGATGAAGGGAGAGGTGACTGCCATAGATGAATATGGAGACTCCAGAAATGGTTTGGTGATGAAGGGAGAGGTGACTGCCATAGATGAATATGGAGACTCCAGAAATGGTTTGGTGATGAAGGGAGAG GTGACTGCCATAGATGAACATGGAGACTCCAGAAATGGTTTGGTGATGAAGGGAGAG GTGACTGCCATAGATGAACATGGAGACTCCAGAAATGGTTTGGTGATGAAGGGAGAGGTGACTGCCATAGATGAATATGGAGACTCCAAAAATGGTTTGGTGATGAAGGGAGAGGTGACTGCCATAGATGAATATGAAGACTCCAAAAATGGTTTGGTGATGAAGTATATGAACCGTTTACGTTGCTCCCCAGCAATGGGGCATCAAGCATCACTTACTAACACAGGACTATTGGTGTTTTTCTATGTCGAAATTACTTTAAATGTATAA
- the LOC127932534 gene encoding uncharacterized protein LOC127932534 isoform X32, whose product MKGEVTAIDEYGDSRNGLVMKGEVTAIDEYGDSRNGLVMKGEVTAIDEHGDSRNGLVMKGEVTAIDEYGDSRNGLVMKGEVTGIDEYGDSRNGLVMKGEVTAIDEYGDSRNGLVMKGEVTAIDEYGDSRNGLVMKGEVTAIDEYGDSRNGLVMKGEVTAIDEYGDSRNGLVMKGEVTAIDEYGDSRNGLVMKGEVTAIDEHGDSRNGLVMKGEVTAIDEYGDSRNGLVMKGEVTAIDEHGDSRNGLVMKGEVTAIDEYGDSRNGLVMKGEVTAIDEYGDSRNGLVMKGEVTAIDEYGDSRNGLVMKGEVTAIDEYGDSRNGLVMKGEVTAIDEYGDSRNGLVMKGEVTAIDEYGDSRNGLVMKGEVTAIDEYGDSRNGLVMKGEVTAIDEYGDSRNGLVMKGEVTAIDEYGDSRNGLVMKGEVTAIDEYGDSRNGLVMKGEVTAIDEYGDSRNGLVMKGEVTAIDEYGDSRNGLVMKGEVTAIDEHGDSRNGLVMKGEVTAIDEHGDSRNGLVMKGEVTAIDEYGDSKNGLVMKGEVTAIDEYEDSKNGLVMKYMNRLRCSPAMGHQASLTNTGLLVFFYVEITLNV is encoded by the exons ATGAAGGGAGAGGTGACTGCCATCGATGAATATGGAGACTCCAGAAATGGTTTGGTGATGAAGGGAGAGGTGACTGCCATCGATGAATATGGAGACTCCAGAAATGGTTTGGTGATGAAGGGAGAG GTGACTGCCATAGATGAACATGGAGACTCCAGAAATGGTTTG GTGATGAAGGGAGAGGTGACTGCCATAGATGAATATGGAGACTCCAGAAATGGTTTGGTGATGAAGGGAGAG GTGACTGGCATAGATGAATATGGAGACTCCAGAAATGGTTTGGTGATGAAGGGAGAGGTGACTGCCATAGATGAATATGGAGACTCCAGAAATGGTTTGGTGATGAAGGGAGAG GTGACTGCCATAGATGAATATGGAGACTCCAGAAATGGTTTGGTGATGAAGGGAGAGGTGACTGCCATAGATGAATATGGAGACTCCAGAAATGGTTTGGTGATGAAGGGAGAGGTGACTGCCATCGATGAATATGGAGACTCCAGAAATGGTTTGGTGATGAAGGGAGAGGTGACTGCCATCGATGAATATGGAGACTCCAGAAATGGTTTGGTGATGAAGGGAGAGGTGACTGCCATAGATGAACATGGAGACTCCAGAAATGGTTTG GTGATGAAGGGAGAGGTGACTGCCATAGATGAATATGGAGACTCCAGAAATGGTTTGGTGATGAAGGGAGAGGTGACTGCCATAGATGAACATGGAGACTCCAGAAATGGTTTGGTGATGAAGGGAGAGGTGACTGCCATCGATGAATATGGAGACTCCAGAAATGGTTTGGTGATGAAGGGAGAGGTGACTGCCATCGATGAATATGGAGACTCCAGAAATGGTTTGGTGATGAAGGGAGAGGTGACTGCCATCGATGAATATGGAGACTCCAGAAATGGTTTGGTGATGAAGGGAGAGGTGACTGCCATCGATGAATATGGAGACTCCAGAAATGGTTTGGTGATGAAGGGAGAGGTGACTGCCATCGATGAATATGGAGACTCCAGAAATGGTTTGGTGATGAAGGGAGAGGTGACTGCCATCGATGAATATGGAGACTCCAGAAATGGTTTGGTGATGAAGGGAGAGGTGACTGCCATCGATGAATATGGAGACTCCAGAAATGGTTTGGTGATGAAGGGAGAGGTGACTGCCATCGATGAATATGGAGACTCCAGAAATGGTTTGGTGATGAAGGGAGAGGTGACTGCCATAGATGAATATGGAGACTCCAGAAATGGTTTGGTGATGAAGGGAGAGGTGACTGCCATCGATGAATATGGAGACTCCAGAAATGGTTTGGTGATGAAGGGAGAGGTGACTGCCATAGATGAATATGGAGACTCCAGAAATGGTTTGGTGATGAAGGGAGAGGTGACTGCCATAGATGAATATGGAGACTCCAGAAATGGTTTGGTGATGAAGGGAGAG GTGACTGCCATAGATGAACATGGAGACTCCAGAAATGGTTTGGTGATGAAGGGAGAG GTGACTGCCATAGATGAACATGGAGACTCCAGAAATGGTTTGGTGATGAAGGGAGAGGTGACTGCCATAGATGAATATGGAGACTCCAAAAATGGTTTGGTGATGAAGGGAGAGGTGACTGCCATAGATGAATATGAAGACTCCAAAAATGGTTTGGTGATGAAGTATATGAACCGTTTACGTTGCTCCCCAGCAATGGGGCATCAAGCATCACTTACTAACACAGGACTATTGGTGTTTTTCTATGTCGAAATTACTTTAAATGTATAA